The following are encoded in a window of Syngnathus scovelli strain Florida chromosome 4, RoL_Ssco_1.2, whole genome shotgun sequence genomic DNA:
- the LOC125967283 gene encoding protein TANC1 isoform X2, whose protein sequence is MFKAVFGQKKHKEEITAETRRQKHPGGGVQPPNTLQLECDGHAAHRHHFDSSYQRSHGKSKQLTKGLSISLPSSPLLPRHDNLISSHLCSKFPGRVRKPDYVDGSRDSRGALVFASCCGETDHRDLHVEPQWGSSFSSHELMTRLCFLLGEATTGIASSPMEDRKENKGPTPAQGGSPSSTLTCSTASLCSESPSSTLSSSNVCHPLPLPSPSPHGGGSCLSTSGALSSPVRSPTQCSPAGSSLGPPSQSPSSTLESKDSGIIATITSSSENEERSVSSSDLTTDEAPGGSVIAMGHTGEDNHLGPQRSNPTIQFEQSSVRADIKEPRTPPPPKRPLPQHHIHNTSSSVMPRPNSVAATCSTRLEDLSYLDNQQVGRCKGSIRKLNTPGRTNEDSKGRLGHFKQADITLKPLLFEVPGTSAETSFVGRDWLFTRLDEVLRKTSNCEGRGAVIVGNAGSGKTAIMWRLVALSCHGMRTQHGGPSIPHSPSSSPKCGERQRKAASKQGADDSQINQSAVTGAAGGTAQRKELARCLANKVVAYHFCQADNTYTCLVPEFVHSVAALLARSPQLTPYRELLIQEPHLQNMLSLRSCVQDPIAAFRKGVLEPMTSLRKERRLPEEDYIILVDSLNEAEFHKPDYGDTIATFITKIVSKFPVWLKLVVTVRTGLLEITTLLPFSGISLDILPDSSDLGADLSDYIHHRVNGSPQIAANVTTATGSAPDLLLLSKFSSHLTTRSNGSILYLQLTLDLFHKGHLALKGGNYLVVPVSLSEVYLLMCRVNFPDKDDFERVLPVLNVALASLHPLTDEQMFRALNAGNVRGELEWKDFQQRLESLAEFMVKRRDGTRMLCHPSFREWLVWRADGESADFLCDPRSGHALLAFMFSRQEGKLNRQQTMELGHHILKAHIFKGLSKKTGVSSTVLQAMWVNCSTDSLSAALASLRNLYTPNIKVSRLLMLGGANVNWYTEVVGHAPILAVHSHLGHVEMVGLLMEMGATVDMSTDSGMTPLCLAAAAGHMAVVSLLCKRAAKVAQADKNGQCALLHAALKGHMEIVSVLLGQDWGPENATNPQQQQQQTTTGKKQAVQQAITAAASVGHTQVVKCLLDLEDEQLAVQMDAHDSLWGETVLSAAAGRGRMEVCKLLLDRGAGLEVPNRRGMVPLLSAAKHGHTQVAELLLKHNSDMSVCDKQGRTPLILAASEGHGSTVEMLLSKGSLVSATDQEGLTAMGWACMRGHKGVLQPLVDAGADLNQADRQGRTPLDLAALNGDADIVHFLLDHGAVLERTDSGGSRAADRTPGCQNPALVASLLKKGSKTTQGYRTAPHDRSGHATWAMASSKPDILLILLQKLMEEGNLLYKKGRMKEAGQRYQYALRKLPREGQGEELKGLKDLRVSLYLNLSRCRRKTNDFGIAEDFATKALELKPRSYEAYYARARAKRSSRQFSEALADLHEAARLCPTNREIRRLLLRVEEECAHHQRISSGSNTSQSWDPHSHHCHTPEDEADVCSQGSLERPIPEEHSELQQEEEEEEEEELSLQCGKGSECWPLNPYGPNRTLPGGVAFGLADQMVCFPQEEYIQNPLFTDLPDPLLAVHKQSQNQSGRTHHHCHSLQPGARVGGRPLSLCGPSSPLPGRHISTSLRPVPALALETEHSGLSPTEHYHPMSPSSSSPPGPLQMYQPRSSSFSRGSDRLSAHSVALDSLALALGSVVEVRREAGGAGTTGSRGSSSSQASSGNQSDNGKQQMLDPPCPLKSSGSFKSKGEMKPRPFMGVMDKAVRVQSQQTSSFGRQGQGGGGVESFNMSVMEFQGLNNDYKRSSFQEPLSGSHGSCQQSRDQGERLHQREARAAMSSHLRFPEGRNRQASLTRDNPTLHMAPMKPKRSFIESNV, encoded by the exons ATGTTCAAGGCAGtgtttggacaaaaaaaacacaaagaagaAATAACAGCTGAAACACGGAGGCAGAAACACCCTG GTGGTGGGGTGCAACCTCCTAACACTTTGCAGCTGGAGTGCGATGGACATGCCGCACACCGCCATCACTTTGACAGCAGTTACCAAAGAAGCCATGGAAAGTCCAAGCAACTGACTAAGGGGCTGTCCATTTCTTTACCATCCTCCCCTCTACTCCCTCGCCATGACAACTTAATCTCATCCCATTTGTGCAGCAAGTTCCCAG GACGGGTGAGGAAGCCGGACTATGTGGACGGCTCGCGTGACTCAAGAGGAGCTCTCGTCTTTGCTTCGTGCTGTGGCGAGACAGACCATAGAG ACCTCCACGTGGAGCCCCAGTGGGGCTCCTCCTTTTCTTCCCACGAACTGATGACCAGACTATGCTTCTTATTGGGAGAAGCAACAACCGGCATAGCTAGTTCTCCTATGGAGGACAGGAAAGAAAATAAG ggcCCTACTCCCGCTCAGGGAGGGAGCCCCAGCTCCACATTGACTTGCAGCACTGCCTCTCTTTGTTCTGAGAGCCCCTCTTCCACCTTAAGCAGCAGTAATGTGTGCCATCCTTTGCCCTTGCCCTCGCCGTCACCACACGGTGGTGGCTCCTGCCTCAGCACTAGCGGGGCGCTCTCCAGCCCCGTTCGCAGCCCCACCCAATGCTCTCCTGCTGGCAGCAGCCTCGGCCCACCTTCTCAAAGCCCCTCCTCCACCCTGGAGAGCAAGGACAGTGGAATTATAG CGACCATCACGAGTTCGTCTGAGAATGAGGAGCGAAGCGTCTCGAGTTCGGATCTGACTACGGACGAAGCCCCAGGGGGCAGTGTCATCGCCATGGGCCACACAGGCGAAGACAATCATCTTGGGCCCCAACGGAGTAATCCCACCATCCAATTTGAGCAGTCATCAGTGAGAGCCGATATCAAGGAGCCCAGAACACCCCCGCCACCCAAGAGACCCCTCCCACAGCAccatatacacaacacttcctcCTCGGTCATGCCCCGTCCAAATTCTGTAGCAG CAACGTGTTCCACTAGATTGGAAGATCTGAGTTATCTGGACAACCAACAGGTTGGCAGGTGCAAGGGCTCCATCCGCAAGTTAAACACACCTGGACGCACAAATGAAGACTCCAAAG GGAGATTGGGCCATTTCAAACAAGCCGACATCACGCTGAAACCGCTGCTGTTCGAAGTTCCCGGCACCAGTGCGGAAACATCTTTTGTTGGTCGGGATTGGCTTTTCACGCGACTGGATGAGGTCTTGAGGAAAACCAGCAACTGCGAGGGAAGAGGGGCCGTCATCGTGGGAAACGCGGGCTCAGGCAAAACGGCTATCATGTGGCGGTTGGTGGCGCTCAGCTGTCACGGCATGCGCACGCAACACGGAGGGCCCAGCATCCCTCACAGCCCGAGCTCTTCTCCCAAAT GTGGGGAAAGGCAGCGAAAAGCCGCCTCCAAACAAGGCGCTGATGATTCCCAGATCAACCAGAGTGCTGTTACAGGAGCTGCTGGTGGCACAGCACAGAGGAAAGAGCTTGCCAGATGCCTCGCCAACAAG GTGGTCGCTTACCATTTCTGCCAGGCTGACAACACATACACCTGCCTGGTCCCAGAATTCGTTCACAGTGTTGCCGCCTTGTTGGCCAGATCCCCACAGCTCACTCCATACAGGGAGCTGCTGATCCAGGAACCTCATCTCCAGAATATGCTCAGCCTGCGCTCCTGTGTGCAAGACCCCATTGCTGCCTTTCGAAAGGGGGTCCTAGAGCCCATGACCAGCTTGCGCAAGG AGCGAAGGCTGCCTGAAGAAGACTACATCATCTTGGTTGACAGTCTCAATGAGGCTGAATTTCATAAACCGGACTACGGGGACACCATAGCCACCTTCATCACCAAGATCGTCTCTAAGTTCCCCGTCTGGCTCAAGCTTGTGGTCACAGTGAGGACGGGCCTGTTG GAAATAACCACCCTGCTGCCGTTCTCTGGCATCTCGCTAGACATTCTGCCCGACAGCAGCGATCTGGGAGCTGACCTAAGCGACTACATTCATCACCGCGTGAACGGGAGTCCCCAGATCGCCGCAAACGTCACCACGGCCACAGGCTCGGCGCCTGATCTTCTGCTTCTCAGCAAGTTCAGCAGTCACTTGACCACACGCAGCAATGGCTCCATCCTCTACCTCCAGCTGACCCTGGATCTGTTCCACAAGGGGCATCTGGCATTGAAAGGGGGAAACTACCTGGTTGTGCCAGTGTCGCTATCAGAG GTGTACCTGCTGATGTGCCGCGTGAACTTCCCAGACAAAGacgactttgaacgagtgcttccaGTGCTAAATGTGGCACTGGCGTCGCTGCACCCGCTGACGGATGAACAAATGTTCCGGGCGCTCAATGCAGGCAACGTGAGGGGGGAGCTGGAGTGGAAGGACTTTCAGCAGAGATTAGAGAGCCTGGCTGAATTCATG GTGAAACGCAGAGATGGCACACGCATGCTGTGCCATCCCTCCTTCAGAGAGTGGCTCGTTTGGAGGGCAGATGGAGAAAGCGCTGACTTCCTCTGTGACCCAAG GAGCGGCCATGCTCTCCTGGCGTTCATGTTCTCCAGACAGGAGGGCAAGTTGAACCGTCAGCAGACCATGGAACTGGGACACCACATCCTCAAGGCTCACATTTTCAAG GGTCTGAGTAAGAAAACCGGGGTGTCCTCCACTGTGCTGCAGGCCATGTGGGTAAACTGCAGCACAGACAGCCTGTCTGCTGCGCTCGCCTCCCTTAGGAATCTGTACACACCTAATATCAAG GTCAGCCGTCTGCTGATGCTCGGTGGCGCTAATGTGAACTGGTATACTGAGGTAGTGGGACACGCCCCCATCCTGGCCGTCCATTCCCACCTGGGACATGTAGAGATGGTGGGCTTGTTGATGGAAATGGGTGCAACCGTAGATATGAGCACGGACAGCGGCATGACGCCTCTGTGCCTGGCGGCAGCCGCGGGACACATGGCTGTTGTCAGCCTACTCTGCAAGAGAGCGGCCAAG GTGGCCCAGGCTGATAAGAATGGCCAGTGTGCGCTGCTCCACGCCGCACTAAAGGGCCACATGGAGATCGTCAGCGTCTTGCTGGGACAGGATTGGGGTCCTGAAAATGCCACCAatccacagcagcagcagcagcagacgaCCACTGGGAAAAAGCAGGCCGTTCAGCAGGCAATCACAGCCGCAGCCAGCGTGGGACACACACAG GTGGTAAAGTGCCTGCTGGACTTGGAAGATGAACAGCTGGCAGTGCAGATGGACGCTCACGATTCTCTCTGGGGAGAAACGG TCCTGAGTGCAGCAGCAGGCAGGGGGAGGATGGAAGTGTGCAAGCTCCTTTTGGATCGAGGGGCTGGGCTGGAGGTGCCGAATCGCAGAGGGATGGTTCCCCTCCTAAGTGCGGCcaaacacggacacacacag GTGGCAGAGTTGCTGTTGAAACACAACTCGGACATGAGCGTGTGTGACAAGCAGGGCCGCACACCGCTCATATTGGCTGCCTCGGAGGGCCACGGCAGCACAGTGGAGATGTTGCTGTCCAAGG GCTCCTTGGTGTCTGCTACGGATCAGGAAGGTCTGACTGCAATGGGCTGGGCCTGCATGAGGGGCCACAAAGGTGTGCTGCAGCCTCTGGTGGATGCCGGTGCAGACCTGAACCAAGCAGACAGACAGGGACGCACTCCTCTCGACCTCGCCGCCCTTAACGGAGATGCTGATATA GTACACTTTTTGCTAGATCACGGTGCAGTGCTAGAGAGGACGGACAGCGGTGGAAGCAGGGCTGCGGACCGGACTCCTGGCTGCCAGAATCCGGCTCTGGTGGCCTCGCTACTCAAGAAAGGCTCCAAAACTA CACAAGGCTACAGAACAGCACCGCATGATCGATCAG GTCACGCCACATGGGCCATGGCTTCCTCCAAACCAGATATCCTTCTCATCCTGTTGCAGAAGCTCATGGAGGAAGGAAACCTGCTTTACAAG AAGGGACGTATGAAGGAGGCCGGCCAGCGTTACCAGTACGCTCTGAGAAAATTGCCTCGGGAAGGCCAAGGGGAAGAGTTAAAAGGGCTCAAAGACCTGCGGGTGTCTCTCTATCTCAACCTATCCCGCTGCCGAAGGAAAACCAAT GACTTTGGCATCGCTGAGGACTTTGCAACTAAAGCTCTGGAACTGAAGCCCAGGTCCTATGAGGCCTATTATGCCAGAGCACGTGCCAAGAGGAGTAGCAG GCAATTTTCCGAGGCACTGGCAGACCTCCATGAAGCCGCACGACTCTGCCCAACCAACCGAGAGATCCGTCGCCTGCTGCTACGGGTGGAGGAGGAGTGCGCGCATCATCAGAGGATATCCAGTGGCAGCAACACGTCACAGAGCTGGGACCCTCACAGTCACCACTGTCACACCCCTGAGGACGAGGCAGACGTGTGTTCACAGGGAAGTCTTGAAAGGCCAATCCCAGAAGAGCACTCTGAGCTACagcaagaagaggaagaggaagaagaggaggagctgAGCCTGCAATGTGGAAAAGGCTCAGAATGTTGGCCTCTAAATCCATATGGTCCAAACAGAACTCTCCCTGGTGGTGTGGCCTTTGGGTTAGCTGATCAGATGGTGTGTTTTCCCCAAGAGGAGTACATTCAGAATCCGCTCTTTACGGATCTGCCTGACCCGCTTCTCGCTGTCCACAAGCAAAGTCAAAACCAGAGCGGGAGGACTCATCACCACTGCCACTCCCTGCAACCAGGGGCTAGAGTGGGTGGCAGACCTCTATCTCTCTGTGGACCCTCCAGTCCTTTGCCAGGAAGACACATCTCCACCTCTCTGAGGCCTGTTCCTGCACTGGCCCTCGAAACGGAACATTCCGGGCTCAGCCCCACTGAACACTACCATCCCATGTCCCCGAGCAGTTCCTCCCCGCCGGGTCCTCTTCAAATGTACCAGCCCCGCTCGTCCAGCTTCTCCAGGGGTTCCGACAGACTTTCTGCACACTCAGTGGCTCTGGATAGCCTGGCACTTGCTCTGGGCTCGGTTGTGGAAGTCAGGAGGGAGGCTGGTGGAGCAGGAACAACAGGGTCCAGGGGTTCGAGCTCCAGTCAGGCGTCCAGTGGGAACCAGTCAGACAACGGCAAACAGCAGATGCTAGACCCCCCTTGTCCCCTCAAGAGCAGCGGCAGCTTCAAGTCTAAAGGCGAGATGAAGCCACGACCCTTCATGGGGGTTATGGACAAAGCGGTGCGCGTCCAGAGCCAGCAGACCTCCAGTTTTGGCCGACAGGGGCAAGGAGGAGGGGgcgtggaaagtttcaacatgtCAGTCATGGAGTTCCAGGGCTTGAACAATGACTACAAGCGCTCTTCCTTCCAGGAACCGCTCTCTGGAAGTCACGGCAGCTGCCAACAGAGTCGGGACCAGGGAGAGCGGCTCCACCAACGAGAGGCAAGAGCCGCCATGTCGTCCCACCTACGTTTTCCCGAGGGGAGGAACAGGCAAGCGAGTCTGACCAGAGACAACCCAACGCTGCATATGGCGCCCATGAAGCCCAAACGCTCCTTTATCGAGTCCAATGTCTGA